The region TGAAAAAGATCAGTTCGCCCGTCCAGGCGGCGAGGAATGCGTCGCGGCCGAGGATTTGCGGCGGCTGGCCCGGATGCTGGATCAGCACCTTGCTCACGCCGTCATCGCCCGTGTCGACTTTGCCAAGGATAAAGAAGCGGCCAGCCGTATCGATGGCGATGGCCGGCAGCGGCGCCTGCGCCAGCCGTTCGGGCGCCTGGCGCACCAGCCTGGCCGTCAAGCCCAGCTGCCTGGCGGCCAGCACGATGGTTTGCCGCGTGAAGTCGGTCTGGCCAAAGGCATGCCTGAGCTGCGCGCCGTCGGCGGCGACGCCGTGCAGGCTGGCCATCAGCAGCAGCGACAGCAAGCCCGTGTCGGGCGGCGCGCCTGTCTCGGCGGTTGCGGTGGGTGGGGCGTGCGGCGTATCGTTGCGGTATGGGAGTGCGGTCATCGGGCGATATCAAAAAGTCTATGGCGCAGCCAGGCCGGGCATGCGACCCCGGCCTGGCTGCGTGATGGTGACGCTAGCTGCTCACGCTATCAGTGCGCCGCCGCCAGCTGGATCTGCGTGGCAGCGCCGCCCTGGGCCTGCCAGTGCGCCGAGGCCGACGCCGGCACGGCAAAACCGGCCATCGCCTGCACCAGCTGCGCGGAATCGGCTTGCAAGGCGCCGTAGCCGCCCTGGCTGGCGGCAAGCGCTTGCTGAGGGACGCGCCAGTTCTGCGCCATGACCGGCGCCAGGCTGGCGGCCGTGCCGGCAGGCAAGGTCAGCTGGCCGACCGGCGGCGGCGTCAGGCCCGCCATGGCCTGCACGAGGTTTTGCACATTGGAGCCCAGCAAGACGCGGCCATCGGCCATGCGGAATTCCTCGATGCGCACCGGCGTGTCCGCATACCAGTTGTTCACGGTGATCTTGTCCGTGGTGCCGATGGTGCTCACTTCCAGGTGCGCGCCCGCCTGGCGGAACCACAGCTGTTCGGCACTGACGCCGGCCAGGAAGGACACGACGTCGTGGCTGCCCGCCTCCACCACCTCGGCGATGATGTCGGCGCCGTCGCCGCGGCCAAAGATATAGGTATCGTTGCCCAGCGCGCCAGCGAGCGTATCGTCGCCCTTGCCGCCCTGCAAGGTGTCGTTGCCGAGGCCGCCAGCCAGGATGTTCTTGATCTCATTGCCGATGAGCACGTCATCGAACTTGCTGCCGATGACAATATTGAAATTGGCCAGCACGTCGGCGCCCGGACGCCCGACCATGGGGCCGCCGACCGGTGCGAAGGCGGCCGTCACGCCTGTCGTGGCGCTGGCGTAATTGAGCGTATTGCCGGCGCCACCGCCGTCGAGCACGTTGCCGCCAGCGGTTTCCACATAAAACATATTGCTCGTGTAGGCGCTGCCCGTCACCGTCAGGCCGGCCGCGTTCAGGCGCACGATCTCGACGTTGTCGGCCACCTTGTAATTGACGCTGGTGTACACGGTATCGCTGCCGCCATTGCCCCGCTCGACGATGAAGTCGTCGCCGTGGTTGACGTAATACGTGTCGTCGCCGCCCAGGCCTTCCAGCAGGTCGGCGCCGGCCGTGCCGTTGATGATATCGGCGCCCGTCGTGCCGACAAAGTGCTGTCCTGTCGGTTGCGTGGGGCCGTTGAAGTGCCAGGCCTGGGCCAGCGCGGGCGCCAGGGCGGCGGCCGTGCCGGCCGGCAGGGTCAGCTGGCCCAGCGGCGGTGGCGTCAGGTTCGCCATCGCCTGCACCAGCAGCTGCACGTCGACGCCGCGCATGACGTGGCCGGCGGCCGTGCGGAATTCCTCGATGTTCGGCACGGCCGCGTTCCACGAACGGATGGTGATCTTGTCCGTCGTGCCGATGGTGCTCACTTCCAGGTCCGCGCCCACCTGGCGGAACCACAGCTGGTCGATATTCACGCCGCCCAGGAAGGCGATGGCGTCGTAATTGGCGTCGGCGGACGCTTCGGCGATGATGTCGGCGCCGTCGCCGCGCGCAAAGACATAGGTATCGTCGCCGAGGCCGCCAACGAGCACGTCATCGCCCTTGCCGCCTTGCAAGGTATCGTTGCCGAGTCCGCCGGAAAGGGTGTTGGACAGTTCGTTGCCGAACAGCACATCATCATAGGCGCTGCCTTCCACGCGGCCGATGTTGAGCAGCACATCGCTGCCCGGGCGTGGCGCGGGGTTGTCGTTGCTGGAGATCATGCTGGCCGTCACGCCGGCCCTGGAACCGGCATAGGTGGCCGAAACGTTCGTTCCGATGCCGCGCAGCACATTGCCGCCGGCGACATCGACGTGGAATACGTTGTCGTTGCCATTGCCCGTCACCGTCAGGCCGGCCGCGCTGAGATGCACCTCTTCGATGTGGCTGGCCAGGGAGTAATCGACCGTCGTATACACCGTGTCGCGGCCGCCGCCGGCCTGCTCAATGACGACGTCGCCGCCATGGTTGACATAGTAAATGTCGTCGCCCGCCAGGCCCGCCATCACGTCGGCGCCGGCCGTGCCCTTGATGATGTCCGGGTTTGCCGTGCCGACATAGGCGCCATTGCTGGGCTGGCTCGGTCCCTCGGTGCGCCAGTTCTGCGCCAGCGCCGGCGCCAGGATGGCGGCGATGTTGGCCGGCAGGGTCAGCTGGCCGGCTGCTGGCGGCGTCAGGCCCGCCATCGCCTGCACCAGGTTTTGCACGTCGCGCCCCAGCAGCACGCGGCCGTCGGCCGTGCGGAATTCCTGGATGCGCAGCCCCGTTCCCGCATACCAGCCGTTGACGGTGATCTTGTCGGTGGTGCCGATGGTGCTTACTTCCAGGGTCGTGCCCACCTGGCGGAACCACAGCTGGTCGGCGCCGACGCCGGCCAGGAAGGAAACGACATTGCGGCTGCCCGCCTCCTCCACCTCTGCAATGGAGTCGGCGCCATCACCGCGGGCAAAGATATAGGTATCGTCGCCCTGCATGCCGGCCAGCAAGTCGTCGCCCTTGCCACCGCGTAAGGTATCGTTGCCATAACCGCCGACGAGGGAGTTCCTGAGCTCGTTACCGG is a window of Janthinobacterium sp. 1_2014MBL_MicDiv DNA encoding:
- a CDS encoding calcium-binding protein, which codes for MTQQSASQNSTAAGDGVSALEAYLNSIAAAPQRYTGTPNADVLNGSTGADVLEGLAGDDTYYVNHSGDVIVELANGGTDTVYTSVNYTVADNVENVRLTAAGLTVTGSANTNNFFYVDVAGGNVLDGGGTGNSVNYLGSSVGVTASLVAVNGAPTAPAGSDVLVNFSNVVGSKFDDVLTGNELRNSLVGGYGNDTLRGGKGDDLLAGMQGDDTYIFARGDGADSIAEVEEAGSRNVVSFLAGVGADQLWFRQVGTTLEVSTIGTTDKITVNGWYAGTGLRIQEFRTADGRVLLGRDVQNLVQAMAGLTPPAAGQLTLPANIAAILAPALAQNWRTEGPSQPSNGAYVGTANPDIIKGTAGADVMAGLAGDDIYYVNHGGDVVIEQAGGGRDTVYTTVDYSLASHIEEVHLSAAGLTVTGNGNDNVFHVDVAGGNVLRGIGTNVSATYAGSRAGVTASMISSNDNPAPRPGSDVLLNIGRVEGSAYDDVLFGNELSNTLSGGLGNDTLQGGKGDDVLVGGLGDDTYVFARGDGADIIAEASADANYDAIAFLGGVNIDQLWFRQVGADLEVSTIGTTDKITIRSWNAAVPNIEEFRTAAGHVMRGVDVQLLVQAMANLTPPPLGQLTLPAGTAAALAPALAQAWHFNGPTQPTGQHFVGTTGADIINGTAGADLLEGLGGDDTYYVNHGDDFIVERGNGGSDTVYTSVNYKVADNVEIVRLNAAGLTVTGSAYTSNMFYVETAGGNVLDGGGAGNTLNYASATTGVTAAFAPVGGPMVGRPGADVLANFNIVIGSKFDDVLIGNEIKNILAGGLGNDTLQGGKGDDTLAGALGNDTYIFGRGDGADIIAEVVEAGSHDVVSFLAGVSAEQLWFRQAGAHLEVSTIGTTDKITVNNWYADTPVRIEEFRMADGRVLLGSNVQNLVQAMAGLTPPPVGQLTLPAGTAASLAPVMAQNWRVPQQALAASQGGYGALQADSAQLVQAMAGFAVPASASAHWQAQGGAATQIQLAAAH